In the genome of Paenibacillus pabuli, one region contains:
- a CDS encoding nucleoside hydrolase: MTNQLNVYFNHDGGVDDLVSLFMLLQMDNVNVTGVSVIPADGYLEPATDASRKIIDRFGTYSVEVAKSNSRGKNPFPAAWRLHSFYVDALPVLNESGKMEAPLSAVPAHQHLIEKVRSTEGKTLLLFTGPLTDLARALDEAPDIEEKIDKLVWMGGTFERGNVEEPEHDGTAEWNVFWDPEAAYRVWQSGIQIDLVALESTNKVPLTPAVRNRWAAERRFEGVDFLGNCYAGCPPLVYSETNSTYYLWDVLTTASVGREDIVKKKTVNCIVIPDGPSQGRTVEQADGRPVQLVYDTDPEAFFTYMTDLGKKAAPQRY; encoded by the coding sequence ATGACGAACCAACTTAATGTGTACTTTAACCATGACGGCGGCGTGGATGACCTCGTATCGCTGTTCATGCTTCTGCAAATGGACAATGTAAATGTAACCGGTGTATCGGTTATTCCGGCAGACGGATATCTGGAGCCAGCTACAGATGCCAGCCGTAAAATTATCGATCGCTTCGGCACATATTCCGTAGAGGTAGCGAAATCCAACTCCAGAGGGAAAAATCCATTTCCTGCGGCGTGGAGATTGCATTCCTTCTATGTAGATGCACTTCCTGTACTGAACGAGTCCGGAAAAATGGAAGCTCCTCTGTCTGCTGTTCCGGCTCACCAGCATCTGATTGAGAAAGTACGCAGCACCGAAGGCAAAACGCTGCTTCTGTTCACAGGACCGCTGACGGACCTTGCGCGTGCATTGGACGAGGCACCAGACATTGAAGAGAAAATCGACAAGCTCGTATGGATGGGCGGTACGTTCGAAAGAGGGAACGTCGAAGAGCCTGAGCATGATGGTACAGCAGAATGGAACGTATTCTGGGACCCGGAAGCGGCTTACCGTGTATGGCAGAGCGGCATCCAGATTGATCTGGTAGCCCTGGAAAGCACAAACAAAGTACCTCTGACACCTGCTGTACGTAACCGTTGGGCTGCAGAGCGCCGCTTTGAAGGCGTTGACTTCCTGGGCAACTGTTACGCAGGATGTCCGCCACTGGTGTACAGTGAAACGAATTCCACGTACTATTTGTGGGATGTGTTGACTACGGCTTCTGTTGGACGTGAGGACATCGTGAAGAAGAAAACGGTGAACTGTATCGTGATCCCGGATGGTCCAAGCCAAGGCCGTACGGTGGAGCAAGCAGACGGACGTCCAGTACAACTCGTGTATGATACCGATCCGGAGGCGTTCTTCACTTATATGACGGATTTGGGCAAAAAAGCTGCTCCGCAGCGTTATTAA
- a CDS encoding methyl-accepting chemotaxis protein has protein sequence MNSLFMRIFLFFSCLMLAAGAVLGITMYRSSAQLVEQSMGMQAQAVAERAAESIDTTLYAPLSTGQDQTEYYDTLREQLSQLRQANGLKYLYTLGKREENGTASYYYVVDGAAPDVEEDDFSPYGTPEENHYEGMLLAFEQNEPFRGDLTQDEYGSTITAYVPIHGASGELLGLVGADLDSTAVYELMSRNRMTMIWTALVIVLLSVLLVYGFAHYLTRPLVKLKKIIAEVGKGDLTVNVELGRKDEVGQLASEFKHLVTDTRDVMTGIRKSSESLLQAAEGVSRHSQATAEASQRIAEHTDHTAKGAAEQVARAGEVTVAMEEITRSMQHIANSASMVADVSEETTHNAIQGQTNINTAIDRMDKIHHANAQMEVSTSQLAQYSSKIESVAHMMKSIASQTSLLALNASIEAARAGEHGSGFAVVASEVRKLAGESEQSSQHVTELIAEITRQTAVLSSHMSASTLEVQSGLAVVQEAGRSFTSIHSGIETMNERLHEVSAASEQLSASAEEVSASIEDMEHISRKSSSSIQEVSAATSGQLQSMDEMSTSAESLRVLSSELNGLISRFKI, from the coding sequence ATGAACAGTTTGTTTATGCGTATCTTTTTATTTTTTTCCTGTCTAATGCTAGCTGCGGGAGCCGTTCTTGGCATTACCATGTATCGCTCATCTGCACAGCTGGTTGAACAATCGATGGGCATGCAGGCACAGGCCGTCGCTGAACGGGCAGCGGAGTCCATCGATACCACCCTGTATGCGCCGTTAAGTACGGGACAGGATCAAACCGAGTATTACGACACATTGCGTGAACAACTCAGCCAGCTTCGTCAGGCCAATGGGTTGAAGTATCTGTACACGCTTGGTAAGCGTGAAGAGAACGGGACTGCATCGTATTATTACGTGGTGGATGGCGCTGCTCCGGATGTGGAAGAGGATGATTTCTCGCCTTACGGGACTCCTGAAGAGAACCATTATGAAGGGATGCTGCTGGCTTTTGAACAAAATGAACCGTTTCGGGGCGATCTGACGCAGGATGAATACGGCTCAACGATTACAGCCTATGTGCCGATTCACGGGGCCAGCGGGGAACTGCTGGGTCTCGTTGGTGCCGACCTGGACTCCACCGCCGTCTACGAGCTAATGTCACGCAATCGGATGACCATGATCTGGACTGCCCTTGTCATCGTATTGCTTAGTGTTCTGCTGGTCTATGGATTTGCCCACTATTTAACCCGTCCTCTCGTGAAATTGAAGAAAATCATTGCTGAGGTTGGCAAAGGTGATCTGACCGTTAATGTCGAGCTTGGACGGAAAGATGAGGTTGGACAATTGGCTTCAGAGTTCAAACACCTGGTGACTGATACCCGGGATGTCATGACAGGCATTCGCAAAAGCTCTGAATCCTTGCTGCAAGCCGCCGAAGGGGTGTCCAGACACTCGCAGGCGACAGCGGAAGCCAGCCAGCGCATTGCCGAGCACACAGACCACACAGCCAAAGGTGCTGCGGAGCAGGTGGCACGGGCAGGAGAAGTCACTGTAGCGATGGAGGAGATCACGCGAAGCATGCAGCATATTGCGAATTCAGCCTCCATGGTGGCTGATGTATCCGAGGAAACGACCCATAACGCGATACAGGGTCAGACGAACATCAACACGGCAATTGACCGCATGGACAAAATTCATCATGCCAACGCCCAGATGGAAGTATCCACCTCCCAGCTAGCGCAATACTCCAGTAAAATTGAATCGGTAGCACACATGATGAAAAGCATCGCTTCCCAGACCAGTCTGCTGGCATTGAATGCAAGCATTGAAGCAGCTCGTGCCGGGGAACATGGCAGCGGATTCGCTGTCGTTGCTTCCGAGGTTCGAAAGCTTGCCGGGGAATCGGAGCAATCGTCCCAGCATGTGACTGAACTGATTGCCGAGATTACGCGCCAGACGGCCGTTTTGTCTTCGCACATGTCGGCCAGTACATTAGAAGTACAGTCCGGTCTTGCTGTTGTTCAGGAAGCAGGACGTTCGTTCACATCCATTCATTCGGGCATTGAAACGATGAATGAACGACTGCACGAAGTGTCCGCAGCTTCCGAGCAGCTCTCCGCCAGCGCAGAGGAAGTGTCGGCTTCCATTGAAGACATGGAGCATATCTCGCGTAAGTCTTCTTCCAGCATCCAGGAAGTTTCCGCTGCAACCAGTGGTCAGCTGCAATCGATGGATGAGATGAGCACCTCTGCGGAATCCCTTCGTGTGTTGTCCAGTGAATTGAACGGGTTAATAAGCCGATTCAAAATATAA
- the efeB gene encoding iron uptake transporter deferrochelatase/peroxidase subunit: MTEQKKDSLKKPLSRREMLKLTGVAGLGLLLGGGGASGLMALGRKSSPAALDVNMPDNALPFYGKHQAGIITPAQDFICFAAFDVTAGSADDLRRLFKNWTAAAAAMAAGEMIGEHNATLNTPPTDTGEAAGLTPSRTTLTFGVGPSLFDGRFGLQGRKPKGLRDLPAFTGDALDPQWCGGDLCVQVCADDMQVAFHAIRNLARIARGHAVLRWTQEGFQRTGRADPAGGTPRNLLGFKDGTGNPDTTDAVLMDQTVWAQPADGPGWMAGGSYMAVRRVRMRVEVWDRSTLKDQEATFGRHRDSGAPLGSRGEFDPVDLKAKSADGQPVIPATSHLRLAKGDGSQQILRRSYSYSSGLDAKTGQLDAGLLFISYQRDLEKQFIPIQERLAKNDKLNEYTVHTGSAVFACFPGITNGGYIGDTLI, from the coding sequence ATGACTGAACAGAAGAAGGATTCGCTGAAAAAGCCGTTGTCACGGCGTGAAATGTTGAAGTTGACCGGCGTAGCCGGATTGGGTCTGCTCTTGGGCGGAGGCGGTGCCAGCGGTCTGATGGCGCTGGGCCGCAAAAGCAGTCCGGCGGCATTGGATGTGAACATGCCGGACAATGCGCTGCCCTTTTATGGCAAGCACCAGGCTGGCATTATTACACCGGCTCAGGATTTCATCTGCTTTGCCGCCTTTGATGTGACGGCGGGAAGTGCAGATGATCTCCGCCGTCTGTTCAAGAACTGGACGGCGGCTGCCGCTGCCATGGCCGCCGGAGAGATGATTGGCGAACATAATGCCACGCTGAATACGCCGCCCACTGATACGGGTGAAGCGGCAGGCCTGACACCGTCACGGACCACGTTGACGTTTGGTGTGGGGCCCTCTTTGTTTGACGGGCGCTTCGGGCTGCAGGGCCGGAAGCCCAAGGGCCTGCGCGATCTGCCGGCATTCACCGGAGATGCGCTGGACCCGCAGTGGTGTGGTGGCGACCTATGCGTGCAAGTCTGCGCAGACGATATGCAGGTCGCCTTCCATGCCATCCGCAATCTCGCGCGCATCGCTCGCGGGCATGCGGTATTGCGCTGGACCCAGGAAGGTTTCCAGCGCACAGGCCGAGCTGACCCTGCGGGTGGAACACCGCGCAACTTGCTCGGCTTCAAGGACGGCACCGGCAATCCGGATACCACGGATGCGGTGCTGATGGACCAGACCGTCTGGGCGCAGCCTGCTGACGGTCCGGGGTGGATGGCCGGCGGCAGCTATATGGCCGTCCGCCGGGTTCGCATGCGTGTGGAGGTGTGGGACCGCTCCACACTGAAGGATCAGGAGGCGACGTTTGGACGCCACCGGGACAGCGGAGCGCCGCTCGGCAGCCGCGGCGAGTTCGATCCGGTAGATCTGAAGGCCAAGTCCGCTGATGGGCAGCCTGTCATTCCGGCAACGTCACATCTGCGTCTCGCCAAGGGGGACGGCAGTCAGCAGATTTTACGCCGCTCCTACTCGTATTCGAGTGGACTTGATGCCAAGACCGGACAGTTGGATGCAGGCTTGTTGTTCATTAGCTATCAACGGGACCTGGAGAAGCAGTTTATACCGATTCAGGAACGGCTGGCAAAGAACGACAAGCTGAATGAATATACCGTGCACACGGGCAGTGCTGTATTTGCCTGTTTCCCCGGAATTACGAATGGCGGATATATTGGGGACACCTTAATTTAA
- the efeO gene encoding iron uptake system protein EfeO, with protein MKKILALPAVVLATSVLLAACGNNEAASDNQTETPVAQSGNETSTGTTDTADQEATGSDYTTAVDGYRAFAIKQIDEFVKQTEKFTDAVKAGDLETAKLLYAPARMYYERIEPVAEALGDLDPNIDARDGDVEAADWRGFHRIEKALWEDKTTEGMTDFADTLLSDAKLLRAKVETMDIDASLMVTGAVELLNEVSSSKVTGEEERYSHTDLYDFAANVEGAREIYNLLKDDLAAKDKDLDQQIADRFDALEKELAPFKDGDGYVSYEKLKDEDVKKLSQNLDALAEPLSNMGQVLGV; from the coding sequence TTGAAAAAAATATTGGCATTGCCCGCCGTTGTGCTGGCAACTTCGGTTTTACTTGCCGCTTGCGGCAATAATGAAGCTGCTTCAGACAATCAGACAGAGACGCCTGTTGCCCAAAGCGGGAATGAAACTTCCACAGGAACGACGGATACAGCAGATCAGGAAGCGACCGGAAGCGATTATACAACCGCAGTGGATGGCTATCGCGCGTTTGCAATCAAGCAGATTGATGAATTCGTGAAGCAAACGGAGAAGTTCACGGATGCCGTGAAAGCCGGTGATCTGGAGACTGCCAAATTATTATATGCACCAGCTCGTATGTATTATGAACGCATTGAACCGGTAGCCGAGGCACTTGGCGATCTGGACCCGAATATCGATGCACGTGACGGAGATGTGGAGGCTGCCGACTGGCGCGGATTCCATCGGATTGAGAAAGCACTTTGGGAAGACAAGACGACCGAAGGCATGACTGACTTTGCGGATACCTTGTTGAGTGATGCCAAGCTGCTGCGTGCCAAAGTCGAGACGATGGACATCGATGCGAGTCTGATGGTAACGGGTGCAGTCGAGCTGTTAAATGAGGTTTCTTCCAGCAAGGTAACCGGTGAAGAGGAACGTTATTCTCATACGGATCTGTATGATTTTGCGGCAAATGTGGAAGGGGCACGCGAGATTTATAACCTGCTCAAGGATGATCTGGCTGCCAAAGACAAAGATCTGGACCAGCAGATTGCGGACCGATTCGATGCGCTCGAGAAAGAGCTTGCTCCATTCAAGGATGGAGACGGGTACGTTTCCTATGAGAAGCTGAAGGATGAGGACGTGAAGAAGCTGAGTCAGAACCTGGATGCATTGGCTGAGCCGCTGTCAAACATGGGACAGGTACTGGGAGTGTAG
- a CDS encoding FTR1 family iron permease, with protein sequence MMGRIADRKAQKQRLYKGRLMRSLLMLLVFLMVGSGVIRLPGMAHASGEELQNNEQSVQKQLDSLLPPVGSALVEAGQGKLEEATEDVAEFRQLWDDASTFVPEQNADQVATAVSSVGDALSKAEQALSGHDSDAAKKALADLARATNQYIEAFQGAEESSDAGRKAAGKLLPDARKSLSAMEQGDWTQAELAYKRIVTAWKGTEAPIRQDHFGVYSQLEKDISLVRIAMQAEPRKEEQATQRMQDLVTLLTDYSAGTLKEGEVEDVAASSGASSLSGLLKLLEQIQQQIQAGDTTSAATGLEQFIVAWPLVEGQVQISSPASYTAIENEMAEASGYVVSNPPNTAKAAEVVSRMIDRLEPLTATTSYTAWDAALILLREGLEAILVLSALLAYAKKSGETAARRWIWAGAGSGLLLSAALAVVLSLTLAVASSGSTREMIEGYTGLAAVVLMLTVGQWMHSKSNTRSWNSYVQRQVGGALARGSLWSLFAVAGLAILREGAETAIFYIGMAPAIETSQMLIGMGSALLILIILAVAIIQFSVRLPVRWFFLTATLLIYYLVFRFLGESIHSLQVSATLGAHVAPNLPTIGWLGMYPTWETFIPQLVVLIFMIFNLIRTEVRSAKGASKASL encoded by the coding sequence ATGATGGGCAGGATCGCAGATCGGAAGGCGCAGAAGCAACGGCTGTACAAAGGAAGGTTGATGCGCTCCTTGCTGATGCTGCTGGTGTTCCTGATGGTGGGGTCCGGGGTGATTCGTTTGCCGGGCATGGCACATGCTTCTGGTGAAGAGCTCCAAAATAATGAGCAGTCTGTGCAAAAACAACTGGATAGTCTATTGCCACCTGTGGGGAGTGCCTTGGTTGAAGCGGGACAGGGCAAGCTGGAAGAAGCCACGGAGGACGTCGCCGAATTCCGGCAACTGTGGGATGATGCCAGCACATTCGTGCCGGAGCAGAACGCAGATCAGGTGGCGACAGCCGTAAGTAGTGTAGGTGATGCCTTGTCCAAAGCAGAACAGGCGCTGTCTGGCCATGATTCTGATGCTGCCAAGAAAGCACTGGCCGATCTGGCCCGTGCGACTAATCAGTATATTGAGGCATTTCAGGGTGCGGAAGAGAGCAGCGACGCAGGTCGTAAAGCGGCTGGAAAGCTATTGCCGGACGCTCGTAAAAGCTTGAGTGCAATGGAACAGGGGGATTGGACCCAGGCAGAACTTGCCTATAAACGGATTGTTACAGCCTGGAAAGGCACCGAAGCTCCAATCCGTCAGGATCATTTTGGCGTATACAGCCAGCTGGAGAAAGACATCAGCCTGGTTCGCATTGCAATGCAGGCCGAACCTCGCAAGGAAGAACAGGCGACACAGCGTATGCAGGACCTGGTCACATTGCTCACAGACTACAGTGCAGGGACGCTCAAGGAAGGGGAAGTTGAGGATGTAGCAGCATCTTCAGGTGCTTCTTCATTATCCGGCCTGCTGAAATTGTTGGAGCAAATACAGCAGCAGATTCAAGCAGGGGATACCACTTCGGCCGCAACGGGATTGGAGCAGTTCATCGTGGCTTGGCCTTTGGTTGAAGGTCAGGTGCAGATATCATCTCCCGCTTCATATACGGCCATTGAGAATGAAATGGCGGAAGCATCCGGATATGTCGTCTCCAATCCACCAAATACAGCGAAGGCAGCAGAGGTTGTATCCCGCATGATCGATCGTCTGGAGCCGTTAACGGCCACCACCTCATACACGGCATGGGATGCAGCCTTGATTTTGCTTCGCGAAGGATTGGAAGCCATTCTGGTCCTGTCTGCATTGCTGGCTTATGCCAAGAAGAGTGGAGAGACTGCGGCCCGGCGCTGGATCTGGGCGGGAGCCGGTAGTGGTCTGCTGCTCAGCGCGGCGCTGGCCGTTGTACTGTCACTGACCCTGGCAGTGGCATCGTCAGGCAGCACACGTGAGATGATTGAGGGGTATACGGGGTTAGCTGCCGTTGTACTGATGTTGACGGTCGGACAATGGATGCATAGCAAATCGAATACCCGCTCCTGGAATAGCTATGTACAGCGACAAGTGGGAGGTGCACTGGCCCGGGGAAGTCTGTGGTCACTCTTCGCTGTGGCGGGCCTCGCCATCTTGCGTGAAGGTGCGGAGACTGCGATCTTTTATATCGGTATGGCGCCTGCAATTGAGACCTCACAGATGTTAATCGGTATGGGGTCAGCGCTGCTCATCCTGATTATATTAGCTGTGGCAATCATTCAGTTCAGTGTACGTCTTCCTGTACGTTGGTTCTTCCTGACCGCTACGCTGCTGATTTATTATCTGGTCTTTCGATTCCTTGGTGAGAGCATACACTCTCTTCAAGTCTCGGCAACCCTTGGGGCTCATGTCGCACCGAATCTACCGACGATTGGCTGGCTTGGCATGTATCCGACATGGGAGACGTTTATCCCACAATTGGTTGTGCTGATCTTTATGATCTTCAATCTGATTCGTACAGAGGTACGTTCAGCCAAAGGAGCATCCAAGGCATCTTTGTAG
- a CDS encoding DUF3105 domain-containing protein — translation MNHMQMEHEAGTSYLWLIVGAVVLLLSIAAYIWSSRTQKSVLAHMKKNERAVIKKKTRSIRLGAHALLGVSIIAFVLFFMQGALTKYDVADLNADAAIEVTDDKYYGADHTEEPIQYEMTIPTSGPHNPHDIKFGFYTDFPGYPYLVHNLEHGDIIIYYRENASDELKEHLKYLAKFRKAGSGILAVSNKDIPEGSEVVVTAWTKTMKLDQFDDAKIGTFINKYINQGPEKIPASIRQGGGTM, via the coding sequence ATGAATCATATGCAAATGGAGCACGAAGCAGGAACATCCTACCTGTGGCTTATCGTTGGTGCAGTCGTTCTATTGCTCTCCATTGCAGCTTATATCTGGTCTTCACGCACCCAGAAGTCTGTACTGGCACATATGAAGAAAAATGAACGAGCTGTGATTAAAAAGAAAACCCGATCCATTCGCCTGGGGGCACATGCACTACTGGGGGTGTCGATCATTGCGTTTGTTCTTTTCTTCATGCAGGGCGCACTTACCAAGTATGATGTTGCAGATCTCAACGCCGATGCTGCAATCGAGGTGACCGACGATAAATACTACGGAGCCGATCATACGGAAGAGCCGATTCAATATGAGATGACCATCCCGACGTCGGGACCGCATAACCCGCATGATATCAAGTTTGGATTTTACACGGATTTCCCCGGCTATCCATACCTGGTACATAATCTGGAGCATGGGGATATCATCATTTATTACCGTGAGAATGCAAGCGATGAGCTGAAGGAGCATCTGAAATACCTTGCCAAGTTCCGCAAAGCTGGATCAGGTATACTCGCTGTGTCGAACAAGGACATCCCTGAGGGCAGTGAGGTCGTTGTGACGGCATGGACCAAAACGATGAAGCTTGACCAATTCGATGATGCCAAAATAGGCACTTTTATTAATAAATATATTAATCAGGGACCAGAGAAAATCCCTGCCTCCATCCGCCAGGGTGGCGGGACGATGTAA